One genomic segment of Pseudomonas chlororaphis subsp. aurantiaca includes these proteins:
- a CDS encoding ATP-binding protein encodes MPIKIGAVLSCAPEAVIVAVDSLEAFEKNKEGLQVGRFLKIAQGNHDFTIATIRNIKGTNTITPDGKPTWSFQIECQAIGTLVEDKTFDRSSLLLPVPTEHAFIAENDTLDKIFSADGDHDFPLGKLSMNKAIDLMINGNRFFSKHIAVVGSTGSGKSCTVASVLQGIVGISQRKNSNKDMQNNSHVVIFDVHDEYTAAFTLHAEESFTLSRLDIDSLQLPYWLMNSEELESMFIESNESNSHNQVSQFKHAVVLNKEMHNPDVPEVTYDTPVYFSIREVYNFIENLNREVIGRLPGEDKPKLASGDLVPDRKIYFEKIHDFVANSAAAATKATNGPFNGEFNRFVSRLEAKLTDKRLRFLLNSKKTDGQAHVTDDFEALMKQFIGYLHKANVTIVDLSGVPFEVLSVTVSLISRLIFDFCFHYSKLQHAEDKLNDIPVMLVCEEAHNYVPRDGHAAYRASRKSIERIAKEGRKYGLSLMVVSQRPSEVSETIFAQCNNFISLRLTNDADQTYVRRLFPDNANAITEILPNLAPGECVVVGDAVLLPAVIKMPLPVPEPHSQSVKVHSEWKTPWRDVVFAQVIERWRK; translated from the coding sequence ATGCCTATTAAAATTGGAGCTGTGCTTTCGTGTGCGCCAGAAGCTGTCATCGTTGCGGTAGATAGTCTTGAAGCGTTCGAGAAAAATAAGGAAGGACTGCAAGTTGGCCGTTTTCTGAAGATTGCACAAGGCAACCATGATTTTACGATTGCCACCATCCGAAACATCAAAGGCACAAACACGATCACTCCAGACGGAAAGCCGACCTGGAGCTTCCAAATTGAGTGCCAAGCGATAGGAACTCTAGTAGAGGACAAAACGTTTGATCGTAGTAGTCTCCTCTTGCCGGTACCAACTGAACATGCATTCATTGCGGAAAACGATACCTTAGACAAGATATTCTCGGCAGATGGCGATCACGATTTCCCTCTTGGCAAACTCTCAATGAATAAAGCCATTGATCTTATGATCAACGGCAATAGATTTTTTAGTAAGCATATTGCCGTTGTGGGCTCCACTGGCTCTGGTAAATCATGCACTGTTGCGAGCGTGCTACAGGGTATCGTTGGAATATCTCAGCGTAAGAATAGTAACAAGGACATGCAAAATAACTCGCATGTGGTGATATTTGATGTCCATGATGAATATACCGCTGCGTTTACTTTGCATGCGGAAGAGTCTTTCACTCTGAGTCGACTAGATATTGATTCCCTCCAGCTTCCATACTGGTTGATGAATTCTGAAGAGCTCGAAAGCATGTTTATCGAGAGTAACGAATCGAACTCTCATAACCAAGTTAGTCAGTTCAAGCATGCTGTTGTTTTGAACAAAGAAATGCATAATCCAGATGTTCCAGAAGTGACGTACGACACTCCTGTTTATTTCTCGATTAGGGAGGTTTACAACTTCATTGAAAACCTGAATCGAGAGGTCATTGGTCGGCTGCCTGGAGAAGACAAGCCTAAGCTAGCCAGTGGAGACTTGGTGCCTGACCGGAAAATTTATTTCGAAAAAATCCACGATTTTGTTGCCAACTCGGCTGCGGCAGCGACCAAGGCGACCAATGGGCCATTCAATGGAGAGTTCAATAGGTTCGTTTCGCGGCTGGAGGCGAAATTGACTGATAAACGTCTCCGGTTTCTCTTGAATTCTAAGAAAACGGATGGGCAGGCGCATGTTACTGATGACTTTGAAGCGCTGATGAAGCAATTCATTGGCTACCTCCATAAGGCGAACGTTACCATTGTAGACTTGAGCGGAGTTCCGTTCGAAGTTCTTAGCGTCACGGTTAGTCTGATCTCTCGCCTTATATTTGACTTTTGCTTTCATTATTCAAAATTGCAGCATGCTGAAGACAAACTCAATGACATCCCCGTGATGCTCGTATGCGAAGAGGCTCACAACTATGTACCGAGGGACGGTCATGCAGCCTATCGAGCATCCCGAAAATCTATCGAACGCATTGCAAAGGAGGGACGGAAATACGGCTTGAGTCTGATGGTGGTTAGCCAACGACCCTCGGAAGTATCGGAAACAATATTCGCCCAGTGCAACAACTTCATTTCCTTGCGCCTGACGAACGACGCAGATCAGACCTATGTGCGACGGCTATTCCCCGATAACGCCAATGCGATCACAGAGATCCTTCCTAACCTAGCTCCTGGCGAGTGCGTTGTGGTCGGTGACGCCGTGTTGCTGCCAGCTGTGATTAAGATGCCGCTACCGGTTCCAGAACCACATTCACAAAGCGTCAAGGTTCATAGTGAATGGAAAACGCCATGGCGCGATGTTGTCTTTGCTCAGGTCATTGAGCGTTGGAGAAAATAA
- a CDS encoding acyl-homoserine-lactone synthase — translation MHMEEHTLNEMSDELKLMLGRFRHEQFIEKLGWRLPAHPSQAGCEWDQYDAEHARYLLAFNEDRAIVGCARLIPTTLPNLLEGVFSHACAGSPPKHPAIWEMTRFTTREPQLAMPLFWRSLKTAALAGAEAIVGIVNSTMERYYKINGVHYERLGPVTVHQNEKILAIKLSAHREHHRSAVAPSAFMSDTLLKETA, via the coding sequence ATGCACATGGAAGAGCACACACTGAACGAAATGAGCGATGAGCTGAAACTCATGCTCGGCCGCTTTCGGCACGAACAATTTATCGAGAAACTCGGATGGCGGCTGCCCGCCCATCCGAGCCAGGCAGGTTGTGAATGGGACCAATACGACGCCGAACACGCCCGCTACCTCCTGGCGTTCAATGAAGACCGCGCCATCGTTGGCTGCGCCCGGCTGATTCCCACCACGCTCCCCAACCTGCTTGAAGGGGTGTTCAGCCATGCCTGTGCCGGGTCGCCGCCCAAGCATCCAGCCATCTGGGAAATGACTCGCTTCACCACCCGCGAACCGCAATTGGCGATGCCGTTGTTCTGGAGAAGCCTCAAGACGGCCGCCCTGGCGGGCGCAGAGGCCATCGTCGGGATCGTCAACAGCACCATGGAGCGCTATTACAAAATCAACGGCGTCCACTACGAACGGCTGGGCCCGGTCACGGTGCACCAGAATGAAAAAATCCTCGCCATCAAACTCTCGGCCCACCGCGAGCACCACCGCAGCGCAGTCGCACCGTCAGCCTTCATGTCCGACACATTATTGAAAGAGACCGCTTGA
- a CDS encoding autoinducer binding domain-containing protein, with amino-acid sequence MELGQQLGWDVYFYSIFARTMDMQEFTAVALRALRELRFDFFAYGMCSVTPFMRPRTYMYGNYPKDWVQRYQAANYAVIDPTVKHSKVSSAPILWSNELFRGCADLWSEAKDSHLCHGLAQPSFNAQGRVGVLSLARKNNPISLQEFEALKPVTRAFAAAAHEKISELESDVRVFNTDVEFSGRECDVLRWTADGKTSEEIGVIMGVCTDTVNYHHRNIQRKIGASNRLQAVSYAVAMGYI; translated from the coding sequence ATGGAATTAGGGCAGCAGTTGGGATGGGATGTGTACTTTTATAGTATCTTTGCGCGAACCATGGATATGCAGGAGTTTACGGCTGTCGCGTTGAGGGCCTTGCGCGAACTACGGTTCGATTTTTTTGCCTACGGCATGTGCAGCGTGACTCCGTTCATGCGGCCCAGGACTTATATGTACGGCAATTACCCCAAGGACTGGGTGCAGCGATATCAGGCGGCTAACTACGCGGTAATCGATCCCACGGTGAAGCACAGCAAAGTCTCGTCGGCCCCCATTCTGTGGAGCAATGAGTTGTTCCGGGGGTGCGCGGACCTGTGGTCTGAAGCCAAGGATTCACATTTATGCCACGGCCTGGCACAACCCTCGTTCAACGCCCAGGGGAGGGTCGGGGTGTTAAGCCTGGCGCGCAAGAATAACCCCATCAGCCTTCAGGAGTTTGAAGCCTTGAAGCCGGTGACCAGAGCCTTTGCCGCAGCGGCCCACGAGAAAATTTCCGAGCTGGAGAGCGACGTGCGTGTCTTCAATACGGACGTGGAGTTCAGTGGGAGGGAATGTGATGTGCTGCGCTGGACGGCCGACGGCAAGACCTCGGAGGAAATCGGCGTGATCATGGGGGTGTGCACCGATACCGTGAATTACCATCACCGCAACATCCAGCGCAAAATCGGCGCCAGTAACCGCCTGCAGGCAGTGTCTTACGCAGTCGCGATGGGCTATATCTGA
- a CDS encoding PhzA/PhzB family protein produces MPASLSPSGFNDHLELRQKNRATVEQYMRTNGKDRLRRHELFTQDGSGGSWNTETGKPLVFQGHSKLAALGAWLEKCFPDWQWHNVRVFETDNPNHFWVESDGRGKTLVPGYPEGYCENHYIHSFELDDGKITQSREFMNPFEQLRALGIPVPRIKREGIPAS; encoded by the coding sequence ATGCCTGCTTCGCTTTCCCCTAGCGGCTTTAATGATCATCTTGAACTTCGCCAGAAAAATCGCGCCACGGTCGAACAGTACATGCGCACTAACGGCAAAGATCGACTGCGTCGGCATGAGCTGTTCACTCAGGATGGCAGTGGCGGTTCCTGGAACACCGAAACCGGTAAACCCCTCGTGTTCCAGGGCCACTCGAAACTGGCCGCCCTCGGCGCATGGCTGGAGAAGTGCTTTCCAGACTGGCAATGGCACAACGTCCGGGTGTTTGAAACCGATAACCCCAACCACTTCTGGGTGGAGAGCGACGGTCGTGGCAAGACTCTGGTTCCCGGCTACCCCGAAGGTTATTGCGAAAATCATTACATCCATTCTTTCGAACTGGATGACGGCAAGATCACGCAGAGCCGTGAATTCATGAACCCCTTCGAACAACTTCGCGCCTTGGGCATCCCCGTTCCAAGAATCAAGCGTGAAGGTATCCCCGCCTCATAG
- a CDS encoding PhzA/PhzB family protein codes for MPNSATQQLTANDTTELRRKNRATVEQYMRTKGQDRLRRHELFTEDGTGGLWTTDTGAPIVISGKAKLAEHAVWSLKCFPDWEWYNVKVFETDDPNHIWVECDGRGKILFPGYPEGYYENHFLHSFELEDGKVKRNREFMNVFQQLRALGIPVPQIKREGIPT; via the coding sequence ATGCCTAATAGTGCAACGCAACAACTAACCGCTAACGACACCACTGAACTTCGCCGCAAGAACCGCGCCACGGTCGAGCAATATATGCGGACCAAAGGCCAGGACCGCCTGCGCCGTCATGAACTATTTACCGAGGATGGTACAGGTGGCTTATGGACCACCGACACCGGTGCGCCGATTGTAATCAGTGGCAAAGCCAAGTTGGCCGAACATGCTGTTTGGTCACTCAAGTGCTTCCCGGACTGGGAGTGGTACAACGTCAAAGTATTTGAAACCGATGATCCTAACCATATCTGGGTCGAGTGCGATGGCCGCGGCAAGATCCTCTTTCCCGGCTATCCGGAAGGCTATTACGAGAACCACTTTCTGCACTCCTTCGAGCTGGAAGACGGCAAAGTAAAACGCAATCGCGAATTCATGAACGTCTTTCAGCAACTGCGCGCCCTGGGTATTCCAGTACCGCAAATCAAACGCGAAGGCATTCCAACTTAA
- a CDS encoding 3-deoxy-7-phosphoheptulonate synthase, which translates to MEDLLKRVLSCEAFQQPQWSEPSQLHDAQAYLRDSAPLIRVEDILVLRATLARVAAGEAMVIQSGDCAEDMDESTPDHVARKAAVLDILAGTFRLVTQQPVVRVGRIAGQFAKPRSNNNERIGDIELPVYRGDMVNGREAVCGHRQHDAQRLVRGYSAARDIMQHLGWKASASQEQLSGSPAWTSHEMLVLDYELPQLRQDEQGRVFLGSTHWPWIGERTRQLTGAHVTLLSEVLNPVACKVGPDITRDQLLSLCERLDSQREPGRLTLIARMGAQKVADRLPPLVEAVRQAGHKIIWLSDPMHGNTIVAPCGNKTRMVQAITEEITAFKHAVTSAGGVAAGLHLETTPDDVSECASDAAGLHQVASRYKSLCDPRLTPWQAITAVMAWKNQPTSTLASF; encoded by the coding sequence ATGGAAGACTTACTGAAACGGGTTCTAAGTTGTGAAGCGTTCCAGCAGCCTCAATGGAGCGAACCTTCACAATTGCATGACGCGCAGGCCTACCTCAGGGACAGCGCCCCATTGATTCGAGTGGAAGACATCCTGGTGCTGCGCGCCACGCTGGCGCGTGTAGCGGCCGGCGAAGCGATGGTCATCCAGTCCGGTGACTGCGCCGAGGACATGGATGAAAGCACTCCCGACCATGTGGCCCGCAAAGCCGCGGTGCTGGACATCCTGGCCGGTACGTTCCGGCTGGTGACCCAGCAACCAGTGGTACGAGTGGGCCGGATTGCCGGGCAGTTTGCCAAGCCGCGTTCCAACAACAACGAACGCATTGGCGATATCGAGTTGCCGGTATATCGCGGCGACATGGTCAACGGCCGCGAGGCCGTCTGCGGCCATCGCCAGCACGATGCGCAACGCCTGGTGCGAGGCTATAGCGCCGCGCGGGACATCATGCAACACCTGGGCTGGAAAGCGTCGGCAAGCCAGGAACAACTCAGCGGTTCACCGGCCTGGACCAGCCACGAAATGCTGGTACTCGACTACGAACTGCCACAACTGCGCCAGGACGAACAGGGCCGGGTGTTTCTCGGTTCTACCCACTGGCCGTGGATCGGCGAGCGTACCCGTCAGTTAACGGGTGCTCACGTGACGCTGCTCAGCGAAGTGCTCAATCCGGTGGCGTGCAAGGTCGGCCCGGACATCACCCGGGACCAGTTGCTGAGCCTGTGTGAACGCCTGGACTCCCAGCGCGAACCCGGCCGGCTGACCCTGATTGCCCGCATGGGCGCGCAAAAGGTCGCCGATCGCCTGCCGCCGCTGGTTGAAGCGGTGCGCCAGGCCGGCCACAAGATCATCTGGCTGAGCGACCCGATGCACGGCAACACCATCGTCGCGCCCTGCGGCAACAAGACCCGCATGGTGCAGGCCATCACCGAGGAAATCACCGCCTTCAAGCATGCCGTGACCTCAGCCGGTGGCGTGGCCGCCGGGCTGCACCTGGAAACCACCCCTGACGACGTCAGCGAGTGCGCTTCCGATGCCGCCGGCCTGCATCAGGTCGCCAGCCGCTACAAAAGCCTGTGCGACCCGCGCCTGACCCCCTGGCAGGCCATTACCGCGGTGATGGCCTGGAAAAACCAGCCCACCTCAACCCTTGCCTCCTTTTGA
- a CDS encoding isochorismatase family protein produces MTGIPSIVPYVLPTSRDLPVNLAQWSIDPERAVLLVHDMQRYFLRPLPDALREQVVSNAARIRQWAADNGVPVAYTAQPGSMSEEQRGLLKDFWGPGMKASPADREVVDALTPKPSDWLLTKWRYSAFFNSDLLERMRANKRDQLILCGVYAHVGVLISTVDAYSNDIQPFLVADAIADFSKEHHWMAIEYAASRCAMVITTDEVVL; encoded by the coding sequence ATGACCGGCATTCCATCGATCGTCCCTTACGTCTTGCCTACTTCGCGCGACCTGCCCGTCAACCTCGCGCAATGGAGCATCGACCCCGAGCGTGCCGTGCTGCTGGTGCATGACATGCAGCGCTACTTCCTGCGGCCCTTGCCCGACGCCCTGCGTGAACAGGTCGTGAGCAATGCCGCGCGCATTCGCCAGTGGGCCGCCGACAACGGCGTCCCGGTGGCCTACACCGCCCAACCTGGCAGCATGAGCGAGGAGCAACGCGGGCTGCTCAAGGATTTCTGGGGCCCGGGCATGAAGGCCAGCCCCGCCGACCGCGAGGTGGTCGACGCCCTGACCCCCAAGCCCAGTGACTGGCTGCTGACCAAGTGGCGCTACAGCGCGTTCTTCAACTCCGACCTGCTGGAACGCATGCGCGCCAACAAGCGCGATCAGTTGATCCTGTGCGGGGTGTACGCCCATGTCGGGGTACTGATTTCCACCGTGGATGCCTACTCCAACGATATCCAGCCCTTCCTCGTTGCCGACGCGATCGCCGACTTCAGCAAGGAGCACCACTGGATGGCCATCGAATACGCCGCCAGCCGTTGCGCCATGGTCATCACCACCGACGAGGTGGTGCTATGA
- a CDS encoding anthranilate synthase family protein encodes MSQAARLMERILQPAPEPFALLYRPESSGPGLLDVLIGEMSEPQVLADIDLPATSIGAPRLDVLTLIPYRQIAERGFEAVDDQSPLLAMKITEQQSISIERLLGLLPNVPIQLDSERFDLSDASYAEIVSQVIANEIGSGEGANFVIKRTFLAEISEYGPASALSFFRHLLEREKGAYWTFIIHTGSRTFVGASPERHISIKDGLAVMNPISGTYRYPPAGPNLTEVMDFLADRKEADELYMVVDEELKMMARICEDGGHVLGPYLKEMAHLAHTEYFIEGKTHRDVREILRETLFAPTVTGSPLESACRVIQRYEPQGRAYYSGMAALIGSDGKGGRSLDSAILIRTADIDNSGQVRISVGSTIVRHSDPMTEAAESRAKATGLISALKNQAPSRFGNHLQVRAALANRNAYVSDFWLMDSQQREQIQADFNGRQVLIVDAEDTFTSMIAKQLRALGLVVTVCSFSDEYSFDGYDLVIMGPGPGNPSEVQQPKINHLHVAIRSLLSQQRPFLAVCLSHQVLSLCLGLELQRKAIPNQGVQKQIDLFGTTERVGFYNTFAAQSSSDRLDIDGIGTVEISRDSETGEVHALRGPSFASMQFHAESLLTQEGPRIIADLLRHALIHTPVENNASAAGR; translated from the coding sequence ATGAGCCAAGCCGCCCGTCTCATGGAGCGCATCCTGCAACCGGCTCCCGAGCCGTTTGCCCTGTTGTACCGCCCGGAATCCAGCGGGCCCGGCCTGCTGGATGTGCTGATCGGCGAAATGTCGGAACCGCAGGTCCTGGCCGATATCGACTTGCCTGCCACCTCGATCGGCGCGCCTCGCCTGGATGTACTGACGCTGATCCCCTACCGCCAGATCGCCGAACGCGGTTTCGAGGCGGTGGACGATCAGTCGCCGCTGCTGGCGATGAAAATCACCGAGCAGCAATCCATCAGCATCGAACGCTTGCTGGGATTGCTGCCCAACGTGCCGATCCAGTTGGATAGCGAACGCTTCGACCTCAGCGACGCGAGCTACGCCGAGATCGTCAGCCAGGTGATCGCCAACGAAATCGGCTCCGGGGAAGGCGCCAACTTCGTCATCAAGCGCACCTTCCTGGCCGAGATCAGCGAGTACGGCCCGGCCAGTGCGCTGTCGTTCTTCCGCCATCTGCTGGAACGGGAGAAAGGCGCCTACTGGACGTTCATCATCCACACCGGCAGCCGTACCTTTGTGGGAGCGTCCCCCGAGCGCCACATCAGCATCAAGGATGGGCTCGCGGTGATGAACCCCATCAGCGGCACTTACCGCTATCCGCCCGCCGGCCCCAACCTGACCGAAGTCATGGACTTCCTGGCGGATCGCAAGGAAGCCGACGAGCTCTACATGGTGGTGGATGAAGAGCTGAAAATGATGGCGCGCATTTGTGAGGACGGCGGCCACGTCCTCGGCCCTTACCTCAAGGAAATGGCGCACCTGGCCCACACCGAGTACTTCATCGAAGGCAAGACCCATCGCGATGTACGGGAAATTCTGCGCGAAACCCTGTTTGCGCCCACCGTCACCGGCAGCCCGCTGGAAAGCGCCTGCCGGGTCATCCAGCGTTATGAGCCGCAAGGCCGCGCGTATTACAGCGGCATGGCCGCGCTGATCGGCAGCGATGGCAAGGGCGGGCGCTCCCTGGACTCGGCGATCCTGATTCGCACCGCCGACATCGATAACAGCGGCCAGGTGCGGATCAGCGTGGGTTCGACCATCGTGCGCCATTCCGACCCGATGACCGAGGCTGCCGAAAGCCGGGCCAAGGCCACTGGCCTGATCAGCGCACTGAAAAACCAGGCGCCGTCGCGTTTCGGCAACCACCTGCAAGTGCGCGCCGCATTGGCCAACCGCAATGCCTACGTCTCGGACTTCTGGTTGATGGACAGCCAGCAGCGGGAGCAGATCCAGGCCGACTTCAATGGGCGCCAGGTGCTGATCGTCGACGCCGAAGACACCTTCACCTCGATGATCGCCAAGCAACTGCGGGCCCTGGGCCTGGTGGTGACGGTGTGCAGCTTCAGCGACGAATACAGCTTTGACGGCTACGACCTGGTCATCATGGGCCCCGGCCCCGGCAACCCGAGCGAAGTCCAACAGCCGAAAATCAACCACCTGCACGTGGCCATCCGCTCCTTGCTCAGCCAGCAGCGGCCGTTCCTGGCGGTGTGCCTGAGCCATCAGGTGCTGAGCTTGTGCCTGGGCCTGGAACTGCAACGCAAAGCCATTCCCAACCAGGGCGTGCAAAAACAGATCGACCTGTTCGGCACCACCGAACGGGTGGGTTTCTACAACACCTTCGCCGCCCAGAGCTCGAGTGACCGCCTGGACATCGACGGCATCGGCACCGTCGAAATCAGCCGCGACAGCGAGACCGGCGAGGTGCATGCCCTGCGTGGACCGTCGTTTGCCTCCATGCAGTTTCATGCCGAGTCGCTGCTGACCCAGGAAGGTCCGCGCATCATCGCCGACCTGCTGCGGCACGCCCTGATCCACACACCTGTCGAGAACAACGCTTCGGCCGCCGGGAGATAA
- a CDS encoding PhzF family phenazine biosynthesis protein, producing MHNYVIIDAFASVPLEGNPVAVFFDADDLSAEQMQRIAREMNLSETTFVLKPRNCGDALIRIFTPVNELPFAGHPLLGTAIALGARTDNHRLFLETQMGTIAFELERQNGSVIAASMDQPIPTWTALGRDAELLKALGISDSTFPIEIYHNGPRHVFVGLPSIAALSALHPDHRALCSFHDMAINCFAGAGRRWRSRMFSPAYGVVEDAATGSAAGPLAIHLARHGQIEFGQQIEILQGVEIGRPSLMFARAEGRADQLTRVEVSGNGITFGRGTIVL from the coding sequence ATGCACAACTACGTCATCATCGACGCCTTTGCCAGCGTCCCGCTGGAAGGCAATCCGGTCGCGGTGTTCTTTGACGCCGATGACTTGTCGGCCGAGCAAATGCAACGCATCGCCCGGGAGATGAACCTGTCGGAAACCACCTTCGTGCTCAAGCCACGTAACTGTGGTGATGCGCTGATCCGGATCTTCACCCCGGTCAACGAACTGCCCTTCGCCGGGCACCCGTTGCTGGGCACGGCCATTGCCCTGGGTGCGCGCACCGACAATCACCGGCTGTTCCTGGAAACCCAGATGGGCACCATCGCCTTTGAGCTGGAGCGCCAGAACGGCAGCGTCATCGCCGCCAGCATGGACCAGCCGATACCGACCTGGACGGCCCTGGGGCGCGACGCCGAATTGCTCAAGGCCCTGGGCATCAGCGACTCGACCTTTCCCATCGAGATCTATCACAACGGCCCGCGCCATGTGTTTGTCGGCCTGCCGAGCATCGCCGCGCTGTCGGCCCTGCACCCCGACCACCGTGCCCTGTGCAGCTTCCACGACATGGCCATCAACTGTTTTGCCGGTGCAGGACGGCGCTGGCGCAGCCGGATGTTCTCGCCGGCCTATGGGGTGGTCGAGGATGCGGCCACGGGCTCCGCTGCCGGGCCCTTGGCGATCCATCTGGCGCGGCATGGCCAGATCGAGTTCGGCCAGCAGATCGAAATTCTTCAGGGCGTGGAAATCGGCCGCCCTTCACTCATGTTCGCCCGGGCCGAGGGCCGCGCCGATCAACTGACGCGGGTCGAAGTATCAGGCAATGGCATCACCTTCGGACGGGGGACCATCGTTCTATGA
- the phzG gene encoding phenazine biosynthesis FMN-dependent oxidase PhzG — MNSSVLGKPLLGKGMSESLTGTLDAPFPEYQKPPADPMSVLHNWLERARRVSIREPRALALATADSQGRPSTRIVVISEISDTGVMFSTHAGSQKGRELTENPWASGTLYWRETSQQIILNGQAVRMPDAKADEAWLKRPYATHPMSSASRQSEELTDVEALRNAARKLAEVQGPLPRPEGYCVFELRLESLEFWGNGQDRLHERLRYDRSDTGWKVRRLQP, encoded by the coding sequence ATGAACAGTTCAGTACTAGGCAAACCGCTGTTGGGTAAAGGCATGTCGGAATCGCTGACCGGCACCCTGGATGCGCCGTTCCCCGAGTACCAGAAGCCGCCTGCCGATCCCATGAGCGTGCTGCACAACTGGCTCGAACGCGCACGCCGCGTGAGCATTCGCGAACCCCGTGCGCTGGCGCTGGCCACGGCTGACAGCCAGGGCCGGCCTTCGACGCGCATCGTGGTGATCAGTGAGATCAGTGACACCGGGGTAATGTTCAGCACCCATGCCGGAAGCCAGAAAGGCCGCGAACTCACAGAGAACCCCTGGGCCTCGGGCACGCTGTATTGGCGCGAAACCAGCCAGCAGATCATCCTCAATGGCCAGGCCGTGCGCATGCCGGATGCCAAGGCTGACGAGGCCTGGTTGAAGCGCCCTTATGCCACGCATCCGATGTCATCGGCGTCTCGCCAGAGTGAAGAGCTCACGGATGTCGAGGCCCTGCGCAACGCCGCCAGGAAACTGGCCGAAGTTCAAGGTCCGCTACCGCGTCCCGAGGGTTATTGCGTGTTTGAGTTGCGCCTTGAATCGTTGGAGTTCTGGGGTAACGGCCAGGATCGCCTGCATGAACGCTTGCGGTATGACCGCAGCGATACGGGCTGGAAGGTGCGGCGTCTGCAACCCTGA